The Globicephala melas chromosome 20, mGloMel1.2, whole genome shotgun sequence genome contains a region encoding:
- the PCGF2 gene encoding polycomb group RING finger protein 2 isoform X1, which translates to MWRESRAKNSVAGHLKEQKGTSGLSEIGYFCSGKRKKTNAERSLNYGGASRKRLGDAPQSPAPHPGIMHRTTRIKITELNPHLMCALCGGYFIDATTIVECLHSFCKTCIVRYLETNKYCPMCDVQVHKTRPLLSIRSDKTLQDIVYKLVPGLFKDEMKRRRDFYAAYPLTEVPNGSNEDRGEVLEQEKGALSDDEIVSLSIEFYEGVRDREEKKGPLENGDGDKEKTGVRFLRCPAAMTVMHLAKFLRNKMDVPSKYKVEVLYEDEPLKEYYTLMDIAYIYPWRRNGPLPLKYRVQPACKRLTLPTAPTPSEGTNTSGASECESVSDKAPSPATLPATSSSLPSPATPSHGSPSSHGPSAPHPTSPTPPATASGATTAANGGTSNCLQTPPSTSRGRKMTVNGAPVPPLT; encoded by the exons ATGTGGAGGGAAAGCAGAGCAAAGAATTCTGTAGCTGGGCATCTGAAGGAGCAGAAAGGAACCTCTGGGTTATCAGAGATTGGCTATTTCTgcagtggaaaaagaaaaaaaactaacgCTGAGAGAAGTCTAAATTACGGGGGAGCTTCCAGAAAAAGACTG GGTGACGCTCCCcagtcccctgccccccaccccggcatCATGCATCGGACCACACGGATTAAAATCACGGAGCTGAACCCTCACCTCATGTGTGCCCTCTGCGGGGGGTACTTCATCGATGCCACTACCATCGTGGAGTGCTTGCATTCCT TCTGCAAAACCTGCATTGTGCGCTACCTGGAGACCAACAAGTACTGCCCCATGTGCGACGTACAGGTCCACAAAACCCGGCCGCTGCTGAGCATCAG ATCTGACAAAACCCTTCAAGACATCGTCTACAAATTGGTCCCTGGGCTTTTTAAAG ATGAGATGAAACGGAGGCGGGATTTCTACGCAGCCTACCCCCTGACAGAAG TTCCCAATGGCTCCAACGAGGACCGTGGTGAGGTTCTGGAACAGGAGAAGGGGGCTCTGAGCGACGATGAGATCGTCAGCCTCTCCATCGAGTTCTATGAAGGCGTCAG GGACCGGGAAGAGAAGAAGGGCCCCCTGGAAAATGGGGATGGTGACAAGGAGAAA ACAGGGGTGCGCTTCCTGCGGTGCCCAGCAGCCATGACGGTCATGCATCTCGCCAAGTTTCTCCGCAACAAGATGGACGTACCCAGCAAGTACAAG GTTGAGGTTCTCTATGAGGACGAGCCGCTGAAGGAATACTATACCCTCATGGACATCGCCTACATCTACCCCTGGCGGCGG aATGGCCCTCTCCCCCTCAAGTATCGCGTCCAGCCAGCCTGCAAGCGGCTCACCTTGCCCACAGCGCCCACCCCCTCCGAGGGCACCAATACCAGCGGGGCGTCTGAGTGTGAGTCAGTCAGCGACaaggctcccagccctgccaccctgccggccacctcctcctccctgcccagcccagctACCCCCTCCCATGGCTCTCCCAGCTCCCATGGCCCCTCGGCCCCCCACCCGACCTCCCCCACGCCCCCCGCCACAGCCAGTGGGGCCACCACAGCTGCCAACGGGGGCACCTCGAACTGCCTGCAGACACCGCCTTCCACCAGCAGGGGGCGCAAGATGACTGTCAACGGAGCTCCCGTGCCCCCCTTAACTTGA
- the PCGF2 gene encoding polycomb group RING finger protein 2 isoform X2, giving the protein MFVSQGDAPQSPAPHPGIMHRTTRIKITELNPHLMCALCGGYFIDATTIVECLHSFCKTCIVRYLETNKYCPMCDVQVHKTRPLLSIRSDKTLQDIVYKLVPGLFKDEMKRRRDFYAAYPLTEVPNGSNEDRGEVLEQEKGALSDDEIVSLSIEFYEGVRDREEKKGPLENGDGDKEKTGVRFLRCPAAMTVMHLAKFLRNKMDVPSKYKVEVLYEDEPLKEYYTLMDIAYIYPWRRNGPLPLKYRVQPACKRLTLPTAPTPSEGTNTSGASECESVSDKAPSPATLPATSSSLPSPATPSHGSPSSHGPSAPHPTSPTPPATASGATTAANGGTSNCLQTPPSTSRGRKMTVNGAPVPPLT; this is encoded by the exons ATGTTTGTTTCCCAGGGTGACGCTCCCcagtcccctgccccccaccccggcatCATGCATCGGACCACACGGATTAAAATCACGGAGCTGAACCCTCACCTCATGTGTGCCCTCTGCGGGGGGTACTTCATCGATGCCACTACCATCGTGGAGTGCTTGCATTCCT TCTGCAAAACCTGCATTGTGCGCTACCTGGAGACCAACAAGTACTGCCCCATGTGCGACGTACAGGTCCACAAAACCCGGCCGCTGCTGAGCATCAG ATCTGACAAAACCCTTCAAGACATCGTCTACAAATTGGTCCCTGGGCTTTTTAAAG ATGAGATGAAACGGAGGCGGGATTTCTACGCAGCCTACCCCCTGACAGAAG TTCCCAATGGCTCCAACGAGGACCGTGGTGAGGTTCTGGAACAGGAGAAGGGGGCTCTGAGCGACGATGAGATCGTCAGCCTCTCCATCGAGTTCTATGAAGGCGTCAG GGACCGGGAAGAGAAGAAGGGCCCCCTGGAAAATGGGGATGGTGACAAGGAGAAA ACAGGGGTGCGCTTCCTGCGGTGCCCAGCAGCCATGACGGTCATGCATCTCGCCAAGTTTCTCCGCAACAAGATGGACGTACCCAGCAAGTACAAG GTTGAGGTTCTCTATGAGGACGAGCCGCTGAAGGAATACTATACCCTCATGGACATCGCCTACATCTACCCCTGGCGGCGG aATGGCCCTCTCCCCCTCAAGTATCGCGTCCAGCCAGCCTGCAAGCGGCTCACCTTGCCCACAGCGCCCACCCCCTCCGAGGGCACCAATACCAGCGGGGCGTCTGAGTGTGAGTCAGTCAGCGACaaggctcccagccctgccaccctgccggccacctcctcctccctgcccagcccagctACCCCCTCCCATGGCTCTCCCAGCTCCCATGGCCCCTCGGCCCCCCACCCGACCTCCCCCACGCCCCCCGCCACAGCCAGTGGGGCCACCACAGCTGCCAACGGGGGCACCTCGAACTGCCTGCAGACACCGCCTTCCACCAGCAGGGGGCGCAAGATGACTGTCAACGGAGCTCCCGTGCCCCCCTTAACTTGA
- the PCGF2 gene encoding polycomb group RING finger protein 2 isoform X3 has translation MHRTTRIKITELNPHLMCALCGGYFIDATTIVECLHSFCKTCIVRYLETNKYCPMCDVQVHKTRPLLSIRSDKTLQDIVYKLVPGLFKDEMKRRRDFYAAYPLTEVPNGSNEDRGEVLEQEKGALSDDEIVSLSIEFYEGVRDREEKKGPLENGDGDKEKTGVRFLRCPAAMTVMHLAKFLRNKMDVPSKYKVEVLYEDEPLKEYYTLMDIAYIYPWRRNGPLPLKYRVQPACKRLTLPTAPTPSEGTNTSGASECESVSDKAPSPATLPATSSSLPSPATPSHGSPSSHGPSAPHPTSPTPPATASGATTAANGGTSNCLQTPPSTSRGRKMTVNGAPVPPLT, from the exons ATGCATCGGACCACACGGATTAAAATCACGGAGCTGAACCCTCACCTCATGTGTGCCCTCTGCGGGGGGTACTTCATCGATGCCACTACCATCGTGGAGTGCTTGCATTCCT TCTGCAAAACCTGCATTGTGCGCTACCTGGAGACCAACAAGTACTGCCCCATGTGCGACGTACAGGTCCACAAAACCCGGCCGCTGCTGAGCATCAG ATCTGACAAAACCCTTCAAGACATCGTCTACAAATTGGTCCCTGGGCTTTTTAAAG ATGAGATGAAACGGAGGCGGGATTTCTACGCAGCCTACCCCCTGACAGAAG TTCCCAATGGCTCCAACGAGGACCGTGGTGAGGTTCTGGAACAGGAGAAGGGGGCTCTGAGCGACGATGAGATCGTCAGCCTCTCCATCGAGTTCTATGAAGGCGTCAG GGACCGGGAAGAGAAGAAGGGCCCCCTGGAAAATGGGGATGGTGACAAGGAGAAA ACAGGGGTGCGCTTCCTGCGGTGCCCAGCAGCCATGACGGTCATGCATCTCGCCAAGTTTCTCCGCAACAAGATGGACGTACCCAGCAAGTACAAG GTTGAGGTTCTCTATGAGGACGAGCCGCTGAAGGAATACTATACCCTCATGGACATCGCCTACATCTACCCCTGGCGGCGG aATGGCCCTCTCCCCCTCAAGTATCGCGTCCAGCCAGCCTGCAAGCGGCTCACCTTGCCCACAGCGCCCACCCCCTCCGAGGGCACCAATACCAGCGGGGCGTCTGAGTGTGAGTCAGTCAGCGACaaggctcccagccctgccaccctgccggccacctcctcctccctgcccagcccagctACCCCCTCCCATGGCTCTCCCAGCTCCCATGGCCCCTCGGCCCCCCACCCGACCTCCCCCACGCCCCCCGCCACAGCCAGTGGGGCCACCACAGCTGCCAACGGGGGCACCTCGAACTGCCTGCAGACACCGCCTTCCACCAGCAGGGGGCGCAAGATGACTGTCAACGGAGCTCCCGTGCCCCCCTTAACTTGA
- the CISD3 gene encoding CDGSH iron-sulfur domain-containing protein 3, mitochondrial, whose amino-acid sequence MGGAGALLRPAALKLNQRRDITSWLAQWFPQTPAKSVVALKTPIKVELVAGKTYRWCVCGHSKKQPFCDGSHFFKRTGLSPLKFKARETRMVALCTCKATQKPPYCDGTHRSERVQKAEVGSPL is encoded by the exons ATGGGCGGCGCGGGGGCGCTCCTGAGGCCGGCGGCCCTG AAGCTGAACCAGAGACGGGACATCACCTCCTGGCTG GCCCAATGGTTCCCCCAAACCCCAGCCAAGTCCGTGGTGGCCCTGAAAACACCCATCAAGGTGGAGCTGGTGGCTGGGAAAACCTacaggtggtgtgtgtgtggccacAGCAAGAAGCAG CCCTTCTGTGATGGCTCCCACTTCTTCAAACGCACTGGCCTATCCCCACTCAAGTTCAAGGCCCGGGAGACCCGCATGGTGGCGCTCTGTACCTGCAAGGCCACCCAGAAGCCCCCGTACTGCGATGGCACCCACAGGAGTGAGCGGGTGCAGAAGGCAGAAGTGGGCTCCCCACTCTGA
- the MLLT6 gene encoding protein AF-17 isoform X1 encodes MKEMVGGCCVCSDERGWAENPLVYCDGHACSVAVHQACYGIVQVPTGPWFCRKCESQERAARVRCELCPHKDGALKRTDNGGWAHVVCALYIPEVQFANVLTMEPIVLQYVPHDRFNKTCYICEEQGRESKAASGACMTCNRHGCRQAFHVTCAQMAGLLCEEEVLEVDNVKYCGYCKYHFSKMKTSRHASGGGSGGGGGTGAGGSGFIAGRRSRSASPSTQQEKHPSHHERGQKKSRKDKERLKQKHKKRPESPPSILTPPVVPTADKVSSSASSSSHHEASTQETSESSRDSKGKKSSSHGLSHKGKKLSSGKGVSSFTSASSSSSSSSSSSSGGPFQPAVSSLQSSPDFSAFPKLEQPEEDKYSKPAARPPSAPPSPSAPEPPKADLFEQKVVFSGFGPIMRFSTTTSSSGRARAPSPGDYKSPHVSGSGTSAGTHKRMPTLSAAPVPVEEAPETGLKEKKHKASKRSRHGPGRPKGSRNKEGTGGPALPSLPGAQLAGFTATAASPFSGGSLVSSGLGGLASRTFGPSGSLPSLSLESPLLGAGIYTSNKDPISHGGGMLRAVCSTPLSSSLLGPPGTSALPRLSRSPFTSTLPSSSASISTTQVFSLAGSTFSLPSTHIFGTPMGAVNPLLTQAESSHTEPDLEDCSFRCRGTSPQESLSSMSPISSLPALFDQTAPCGGGQLDPAAPGTTNMEQLLEKQGDGEAGVNIVEMLKALHALQKENQRLQEQILSLTAKKERLQILNVQLSVPFAALPAALPATNGPVPGPYGLPPQAGSSDSLSTSKSPPGKNSLGLDNSLSTSSEDPHSGCPSRSSSSLSFHSTPPPLPLLQQSPATLPLALPGGPAPLPPQPQNGLGRAPGAAGLGAMPLAEGLLGGLAGSGALPLNGLLGGLNGAAAPNPAGLSQAGGAPALQLPGCLNSLTEQQRHLLQQQEQQLQQLQQLLASPQLTPEHQTVVYQMIQQIQQKRELQRLQMAGGSQLPMASLLAGSSTPLLSAGTPGLLPTASAPPLLPAGALVAPSLGNNTSLMAAAAAAAAVAAAGGPPVLTAQTNPFLSLSGADGSGSGPKGGTADKGASANQEKG; translated from the exons GCTGGGCCCACGTGGTGTGTGCCCTCTACATCCCTGAGGTGCAGTTTGCCAACGTGCTCACCATGGAGCCCATCGTGCTGCAGTACGTGCCTCATGATCGCTTCAACAAG ACATGTTACATCTGTGAGGAGCAGGGCCGGGAAAgcaaggcagcctcaggagctTGCATGACCTGTAACCGCCACGGATGTCGACAAGCTTTCCATGTCACCTG TGCCCAAATGGCAGGCCTGCTGTGTGAGGAGGAAGTGCTGGAGGTCGACAATGTCAAGTACTGTGGTTATTGCAAATACCACTTCAGCAAAATG AAAACATCCCGGCACGCGAGCGGGGGAGGCAGCGGAGGAGGGGGAGGCACAGGGGCAGGCGGTAGCGGCTTTATCGCTGGCCGGAGGAGCAGGTCGGCCTCGCCGTCCACGCAGCAGGAGAAGCACCCTTCCCACCACGAGAGGGGCCAGAAGAAG aGTCGAAAGGACAAAGAACGCCTTAAACAGAAGCACAAGAAGCGGCCTGAGTCACCCCCCAGCATCCTCACCCCACCTGTGGTCCCCACTGCTGACAAG gTCTcctcctcagcttcctcctcctcccaccacGAGGCCAGCACTCAGGAGACTTCTGAAAGCAGCAGGGACTCAAAGGGGAAAAAGTCTTCCAGCCATGGCCTGAGTCACAAGGGGAAGAAGCTGAGCAGTGGGAAAGGTGTGAGCAGCTTTACCTccgcctcctcctcttcttcctcctcctcttcctcctcctctggggGGCCCTTCCAGCCTGCAG TTTCGTCCCTGCAGAGCTCCCCTGACTTCTCTGCATTCCCCAAGTTGGAGCAGCCAGAGGAGGACAAGTACTCCAAGCCCGCAGCGCGCCCCCCTTcagctcctccctctccctcagccccCGAGCCCCCCAAGGCTGACCTCTTTGAGcagaaggtggtcttctctggcTTTGGGCCCATCATGCGcttctccaccaccacctccagctCGGGCCGGGCCCGGGCCCCGTCCCCTGGGGACTATAAGTCACCCCACGTCTCGGGGTCCGGGACCTCAGCAGGCACCCACAAGCGGATGCCCACACTGAGCGCCGCCCCTGTGCCTGTTGAGGAGGCCCCTGAGACAGGCCTGAAGGAGAAGAAGCACAAAGCCAGCAAGAGGAGCCGACACGGGCCAGGCCGTCCCAAGGGCAGCCGCAACAAGGAGGGCACCGGGGGCCCggcccttccctccctgcccggTGCCCAGCTGGCTGGCTTTACCGCCACTGCTGCCTCACCCTTCTCCGGAGGTTCCCTTGTCAGCTCTGGCCTGGGTGGTCTGGCCTCCCGTACCTTTGGGCCTTCCGGGAGCCTGCCCAGCCTGAGCCTGGAGTCCCCACTGCTGGGGGCAG GCATCTACACCAGTAATAAGGACCCCATCTCCCACGGTGGTGGAATGCTGCGGGCTGTCTGCAGCACCCCCCTCTCCTCCAGCCTTCTGGGGCCCCCAGGGACCTCGGCCTTGCCCCGCCTCAGCCGCTCCCCATTCACCAgcaccctcccttcctcctctgcttctATCTCCACCACTCAG GTGTTTTCTCTGGCTGGCTCCACCTTTAGTCTCCCTTCTACCCACATCTTTGGAACCCCCATGGGTGCCGTTAACCCCCTCCTCACCCAAGCCGAGAGCAGCCACACAG AGCCAGACCTGGAGGACTGCAGCTTCCGATGTCGGGGGACTTCCCCCCAGGAGAGTCTGTCTTCCAT GTCCCCAATCAGCAGTCTCCCAGCACTCTTCGACCAGACAGCACCCTGCGGGGGCGGCCAGTTGGACCCAGCGGCCCCCGGAACGACCAACATGGAGCAGCTGCTGGAGAAGCAGGGCGATGGCGAGGCCGGAGTCAACA TCGTGGAGATGCTGAAGGCGCTGCATGCACTGCAGAAGGAAAACCAGAGGCTTCAGGAGCAGATCCTGAGCCTTACGGCTAAGAAAGAGCGACTGCAGATTCTCAACGTGCAACTCTCTGTGCCCTTCGCCGCCCTGCCTGCCGCCCTGCCTGCCACCAACGGCCCTGTCCCTGGGCCCTATGGCCTGCCTCCCCAAG CCGGCAGCAGCGATTCCTTGAGCACCAGCAAGAGCCCTCCGGGGAAGAACAGTCTGGGCCTGGACAACTCGCTGTCCACGTCTTCCGAG gacccACACTCAGGCTGCCCAAGCCGCAGCAGCTCGTCGCTGTCCTTCCACAGCACGCCCCCACCGCTGCCCCTGCTCCAGCAGAGCCCTGCTACTCTGCCCCTGGCCCTGCCTGGGGGCCCTGCCCCGCTCCCGCCCCAGCCACAGAATGGGCTAGGCCGGGCACCCGGGGCAGCGGGGCTGGGGGCTATGCCCCTGGCTGAGGGGCTGCTGGGGGGGCTGGCGGGCAGCGGGGCCCTGCCCCTCAATGGGCTCCTGGGGGGGTTGAATGGGGCTGCCGCCCCCAACCCCGCGGGCTTGAGCCAGGCTGGCGGGGCCCCTGCGCTGCAGCTGCCAGGTTGTCTCAACAG CCTCACCGAGCAGCAGCGACACCTCCTGCAGCAGCAAGAGCAGCAGCTCCAGCAGCTCCAGCAGCTCCTGGCGTCCCCACAGCTGACCCCG GAACACCAGACTGTTGtctaccagatgatccagcagaTCCAGCAGAAGCGGGAGCTGCAGCGGCTGCAGATGGCCGGGGGCTCCCAGTTGCCCATGGCCAGCCTGCTGGCCGGGAGCTCCACCCCGCTGCTGTCCGCGGGCACTCCTGGCCTGCTGCCCACAGCATCTGCCCCACCTCTGCTGCCCGCCGGAGCCCTGGTGGCTCCCTCGCTCGGCAACAACACAAGTCTCATGGCCGCAGCAGCTGCGGccgcagcagtagcagcagcaggcGGACCTCCAGTCCTCACTGCCCAGACCAACCCCTTCCTCAGCCTGTCGGGGGCGGATGGCAGTGGCAGTGGCCCCAAAGGAGGG ACTGCTGACAAAGGAGCCTCAGCCAACCAGGAAAAAGGCTAA
- the MLLT6 gene encoding protein AF-17 isoform X2 has product MKEMVGGCCVCSDERGWAENPLVYCDGHACSVAVHQACYGIVQVPTGPWFCRKCESQERAARVRCELCPHKDGALKRTDNGGWAHVVCALYIPEVQFANVLTMEPIVLQYVPHDRFNKTCYICEEQGRESKAASGACMTCNRHGCRQAFHVTCAQMAGLLCEEEVLEVDNVKYCGYCKYHFSKMKTSRHASGGGSGGGGGTGAGGSGFIAGRRSRSASPSTQQEKHPSHHERGQKKSRKDKERLKQKHKKRPESPPSILTPPVVPTADKVSSSASSSSHHEASTQETSESSRDSKGKKSSSHGLSHKGKKLSSGKGVSSFTSASSSSSSSSSSSSGGPFQPAVSSLQSSPDFSAFPKLEQPEEDKYSKPAARPPSAPPSPSAPEPPKADLFEQKVVFSGFGPIMRFSTTTSSSGRARAPSPGDYKSPHVSGSGTSAGTHKRMPTLSAAPVPVEEAPETGLKEKKHKASKRSRHGPGRPKGSRNKEGTGGPALPSLPGAQLAGFTATAASPFSGGSLVSSGLGGLASRTFGPSGSLPSLSLESPLLGAGIYTSNKDPISHGGGMLRAVCSTPLSSSLLGPPGTSALPRLSRSPFTSTLPSSSASISTTQVFSLAGSTFSLPSTHIFGTPMGAVNPLLTQAESSHTEPDLEDCSFRCRGTSPQESLSSMSPISSLPALFDQTAPCGGGQLDPAAPGTTNMEQLLEKQGDGEAGVNIVEMLKALHALQKENQRLQEQILSLTAKKERLQILNVQLSVPFAALPAALPATNGPVPGPYGLPPQAGSSDSLSTSKSPPGKNSLGLDNSLSTSSEPHRAAATPPAAARAAAPAAPAAPGVPTADPGTPDCCLPDDPADPAEAGAAAAADGRGLPVAHGQPAGRELHPAAVRGHSWPAAHSICPTSAARRSPGGSLARQQHKSHGRSSCGRSSSSSRRTSSPHCPDQPLPQPVGGGWQWQWPQRRDC; this is encoded by the exons GCTGGGCCCACGTGGTGTGTGCCCTCTACATCCCTGAGGTGCAGTTTGCCAACGTGCTCACCATGGAGCCCATCGTGCTGCAGTACGTGCCTCATGATCGCTTCAACAAG ACATGTTACATCTGTGAGGAGCAGGGCCGGGAAAgcaaggcagcctcaggagctTGCATGACCTGTAACCGCCACGGATGTCGACAAGCTTTCCATGTCACCTG TGCCCAAATGGCAGGCCTGCTGTGTGAGGAGGAAGTGCTGGAGGTCGACAATGTCAAGTACTGTGGTTATTGCAAATACCACTTCAGCAAAATG AAAACATCCCGGCACGCGAGCGGGGGAGGCAGCGGAGGAGGGGGAGGCACAGGGGCAGGCGGTAGCGGCTTTATCGCTGGCCGGAGGAGCAGGTCGGCCTCGCCGTCCACGCAGCAGGAGAAGCACCCTTCCCACCACGAGAGGGGCCAGAAGAAG aGTCGAAAGGACAAAGAACGCCTTAAACAGAAGCACAAGAAGCGGCCTGAGTCACCCCCCAGCATCCTCACCCCACCTGTGGTCCCCACTGCTGACAAG gTCTcctcctcagcttcctcctcctcccaccacGAGGCCAGCACTCAGGAGACTTCTGAAAGCAGCAGGGACTCAAAGGGGAAAAAGTCTTCCAGCCATGGCCTGAGTCACAAGGGGAAGAAGCTGAGCAGTGGGAAAGGTGTGAGCAGCTTTACCTccgcctcctcctcttcttcctcctcctcttcctcctcctctggggGGCCCTTCCAGCCTGCAG TTTCGTCCCTGCAGAGCTCCCCTGACTTCTCTGCATTCCCCAAGTTGGAGCAGCCAGAGGAGGACAAGTACTCCAAGCCCGCAGCGCGCCCCCCTTcagctcctccctctccctcagccccCGAGCCCCCCAAGGCTGACCTCTTTGAGcagaaggtggtcttctctggcTTTGGGCCCATCATGCGcttctccaccaccacctccagctCGGGCCGGGCCCGGGCCCCGTCCCCTGGGGACTATAAGTCACCCCACGTCTCGGGGTCCGGGACCTCAGCAGGCACCCACAAGCGGATGCCCACACTGAGCGCCGCCCCTGTGCCTGTTGAGGAGGCCCCTGAGACAGGCCTGAAGGAGAAGAAGCACAAAGCCAGCAAGAGGAGCCGACACGGGCCAGGCCGTCCCAAGGGCAGCCGCAACAAGGAGGGCACCGGGGGCCCggcccttccctccctgcccggTGCCCAGCTGGCTGGCTTTACCGCCACTGCTGCCTCACCCTTCTCCGGAGGTTCCCTTGTCAGCTCTGGCCTGGGTGGTCTGGCCTCCCGTACCTTTGGGCCTTCCGGGAGCCTGCCCAGCCTGAGCCTGGAGTCCCCACTGCTGGGGGCAG GCATCTACACCAGTAATAAGGACCCCATCTCCCACGGTGGTGGAATGCTGCGGGCTGTCTGCAGCACCCCCCTCTCCTCCAGCCTTCTGGGGCCCCCAGGGACCTCGGCCTTGCCCCGCCTCAGCCGCTCCCCATTCACCAgcaccctcccttcctcctctgcttctATCTCCACCACTCAG GTGTTTTCTCTGGCTGGCTCCACCTTTAGTCTCCCTTCTACCCACATCTTTGGAACCCCCATGGGTGCCGTTAACCCCCTCCTCACCCAAGCCGAGAGCAGCCACACAG AGCCAGACCTGGAGGACTGCAGCTTCCGATGTCGGGGGACTTCCCCCCAGGAGAGTCTGTCTTCCAT GTCCCCAATCAGCAGTCTCCCAGCACTCTTCGACCAGACAGCACCCTGCGGGGGCGGCCAGTTGGACCCAGCGGCCCCCGGAACGACCAACATGGAGCAGCTGCTGGAGAAGCAGGGCGATGGCGAGGCCGGAGTCAACA TCGTGGAGATGCTGAAGGCGCTGCATGCACTGCAGAAGGAAAACCAGAGGCTTCAGGAGCAGATCCTGAGCCTTACGGCTAAGAAAGAGCGACTGCAGATTCTCAACGTGCAACTCTCTGTGCCCTTCGCCGCCCTGCCTGCCGCCCTGCCTGCCACCAACGGCCCTGTCCCTGGGCCCTATGGCCTGCCTCCCCAAG CCGGCAGCAGCGATTCCTTGAGCACCAGCAAGAGCCCTCCGGGGAAGAACAGTCTGGGCCTGGACAACTCGCTGTCCACGTCTTCCGAG CCTCACCGAGCAGCAGCGACACCTCCTGCAGCAGCAAGAGCAGCAGCTCCAGCAGCTCCAGCAGCTCCTGGCGTCCCCACAGCTGACCCCG GAACACCAGACTGTTGtctaccagatgatccagcagaTCCAGCAGAAGCGGGAGCTGCAGCGGCTGCAGATGGCCGGGGGCTCCCAGTTGCCCATGGCCAGCCTGCTGGCCGGGAGCTCCACCCCGCTGCTGTCCGCGGGCACTCCTGGCCTGCTGCCCACAGCATCTGCCCCACCTCTGCTGCCCGCCGGAGCCCTGGTGGCTCCCTCGCTCGGCAACAACACAAGTCTCATGGCCGCAGCAGCTGCGGccgcagcagtagcagcagcaggcGGACCTCCAGTCCTCACTGCCCAGACCAACCCCTTCCTCAGCCTGTCGGGGGCGGATGGCAGTGGCAGTGGCCCCAAAGGAGGG ACTGCTGA